In the Bacillus sp. FJAT-42376 genome, CGTGCGTGAAGCGGTGTCTCATCATAGCCATAGTAAACCGCAGAATACACATGTACGGAAGGAAATAGATCCGTGGTGTCAGAAAAGCTTGCTCTTACAGGAGTATTCTTAAGGGATTCCAATTTTTTTTGCCAGAAAGAGGATAATTCCTCCGTTGATCTCGTAGGTTCAGCTGAGTAGGATAAAAGCTGTTTCATCTGATTTTCCAATGCATTCATCTTCTTACCACCGTCCTTAAAATAAGGTTCTTCCCGAAAACTGAATTTCCTGCTATTTCAGATTGTTTACTTGACGTATCGGAATTATCGACTTTACAATGGAATATAACGAATATTCGGATGATCCTGGTAACGGAGAGCCTGATGCACCGGATTGAATACAGTGCTCTTTTGGCTTATCAGGACATGTCCCATCCATTTAGACATAACTTGATTACAAGGCAGTTTCTCAACAGAGAGAGAGGAAGGGGTACAGTACAGCATGAATGTATTCTGGTTTTTTCCAACCGCAGGTGACGGACATTATTTAGGGAAAAGAGCAGGTGAACGGAAGCCTGACATCCATTATTTAAAACAGATTGCGGCTGCTTTGGACAGCCTTGGATATGACGGTGCTCTTCTGCCGACAGGTGCAAATTGCGAAGATTCATGGGTTACTGCTTCCTATTTGGCATCTGTTACACAAAAACTGAAATTTCTGATCGCGCTCCGGCCGGGACTGATGTCGCCAACCCTGTCTGCAAGAATGGCCGCTACATTTGACCATTTTTCGGATGGCCGTCTTTTATTGAATGTTGTAACAGGCGGAGACCCGGCTGAACAAGCCGCTTTCGGAAGCTATCACAGCCATGACGAGCGGTACGAAGTGACCGATGAGTTTCTGGATATTTGGAGACAAGTGATGGAAGGAAAACGGGTGGATCATAAAGGAAAGCATCTGGAAGTGACGGGAGCAAGCATCCCTGAGCCGCCTGTACAAAAGCCGTATCCGCCTCTTTATTTCGGAGGCTCATCTCCTGCAGGAAAGACGGTGGGAGCAAAGCATGCGGATGTATACCTGCTGTGGGGACAGCCGCCTGCACAAATAAAAGAAAAGATTGCAGAGATGAAAGAAAAGGCTGCAAAGGAAGGCAGAACGCTCACCTTTGGTATCAGGCTTCATGCTATTGTCAGAGAGACGGAAGCAGAAGCATGGGAAGCAGCGGAGCGGCTGATCCGTCATGTAGATGATTCGGTCATAAAGGAATTCGAAGACCGCCACGCGTCCTTCGATTCAACGGCGCAGCGTACGCAATCTTCCCTGCACGGCGGTTCCAAGCTTCGTGAAAAATTGGAGATTGCGCCAAACCTTTGGGCAGGAATCGGATTAGCCCGCGAAGGCGCAGGTACAGCCATAGTAGGCGATCCTGATATTTTAGCCGAGAGAATGAAAGAATACGAGGAAGCCGGAGTAGACACATTCATTTTATCCGGCTATCCGCATTTAGAAGAAGCATACCGATTCGCAGAGCTTGTGTTCCCGAAGCTGAATAAAGCATGAAAAGCAGTCCGGCCGGCTAAGATTCACTGAGCCGGTTTTTTTGTGCTGGAAGTGGAGAGGTGGGATGTCAGCAGGGAGAAAATCTATTCGTCTCTTGCTAGGCTGCTGAGATATCTATTAAAAAACGATGCAGCAGGCGCTAAAGCACGGATGAGGCTCACCGCTTTCCCAGCGAAGACTCCTGCTAGGTTCGGCTCCATTTTATTTTCCTCTATACAAGACACATTCCAAAAGAGAGGCGTCTGAGCTCCTATTTCCTGTCCCCCTATAAAAGCCCTTGTCAAAATCAGAAACGGTTGCGATAATAAATGAAAGTGCTTACATAAAGCCTATCAAAATTAACTTAATTAATGAAGCAGGAGGCGGAATGCATTTATTTTTTGGCTCTGATAAAGCCTGATGTTGATTTTTTACAGCTGTTGATCGAAGTGGAAGGCGAGCGCCTGCTAGATGCAATCAACACCCAAGTTTAACAAAGCTATTTTTTTAGGAAAGGAGGAGAAGAGGCGTGGCAAACCACTTAGTCGGAAGTTTTCAGCTAATGAAGTCCCTGAACCGGTCGCTTATTTTAAATATTATCCGGTCATCGGGTTCGATATCGAGAGCAGATATCGCCAAAAAAACGAGACTCACCCCGCCGACGGTGACGAATATCGTCCATGAACTGCTGAATGAAGGGCTCGTGCTGGAGGGGCAGACAGGTCCTTCAAACGGCGGGCGGAAGCCGATTATGCTGAGAATCAATTCAAAGAATTTTTACATTATCGGGGTGGATGTCGGGGTCAAAAAAATCCGTTTTGCCATGACGGATCTAAATGCGGACATTCTGTTCAAGAATATGGTTTCCATAAATGAAAAAATGAGAGAAGAAGAGCTTGTCAGAACCATTGTTAAGCAGATTTACATGCTGATTGATCAATCTGCGGTTCCGAGGGAAAAAATTATGGGAATTGGAATCGGGATGCACGGAATTGTTGACGCTGAAAAGGGAATCTCCATTTTCGCACCCGGTCTTCATATGAAGAACATTCCGCTCAAAAGTATGCTGGAGACAGAATTTATGATTCCGGTGAAGGTAGAAAATGACGTGAGGGCGATGGCACTTGGAGAAGCATGGTTTGGCAATGGAATCGGATTTGAAGATTTGATCTGCATCAATATCGGATATGGTATTGGAGCGGGGATCATTATGAATGGCCAGCTTTTCAGAGGACGGCATGGACTGGCGGGGGAAATCGGTCATACGGTCGTTGATTTAAATGGACCAAAGTGCACATGCGGAAGCTACGGCTGCCTGCAGACGCTTGCAGCCCATGATGGATTGAAGCATGCGGCGGTAAAAGAAATTATTTTGGGAAGACAAACGCTTATTTCCGAGCTTGCGGAAGGAAATGTGGAAAAAATCAGCGGAAAGATCATCCACCAGGCTGCAGGGCAGGGCGATGGACTGGCCATTGAGATTCTGCGCTCTACAGGCAAATACCTCGGTGCGGCCATCTCCAATTTAGTCCATATCCTGAATCCTCCGAAAATCATTATTGGGGGAGGAATATCGAAGGCCGGGCATTTTTTGCTGGAACCCCTCAAGGAAGTCGTTCAAAAACGCGCTTTAAGTGAGGAAGCGAGGAATACCCTCATCGTGGAATCGGGGCTTGGAGACCGGGCCGGGCTTGTCGGAGCCGTCACTCTCGTTCTCGCAGACATGTTTTCGCTAAACTATGAAAATAGGAGACAAACTGTATAAGAAAGCCCTTACATTTTTGAAAAAAGTGTGCTATTTTTATAGTAGTTCGTTATATTATTTAATTAAGTAACGGACTTTGTATTTGGGGAGAAATGAAAGCGGATACAAAAAGGGGGATTTATATGAAAAAGTACTGGGCAGTTCTGATTGCTGCGGTGATGACAGTTGGGATGCTGTCTGCCTGCAGCTCGAAAGGAACGGGTGGTTCCGCTGGGGATGGCGGAAAGCCTAAGGGCGAAATTACCGTTTGGGGATGGAATGTTGCTGCAAGCTCTATGGAACTGGCCGTTGATCAGTTCCAGAAAAAGTATCCGGATGTAAAAGTCAAGGTTCAGGATATCGGTCGTCTGGATTTATACGATAAGCTCACAGTGGGACTTGCCGCGAACGGTGCCGGACTTCCGGACGTTCTAATGGTGGAAAGCGATCGTCTCGATAACTACAAAAAGCAGTTCCCGAAAGGGTTCATGGATCTTTCTGAAAAAGGCTTCGATCAATATGAAGATAAGTTCGGAAAATCCAAGATTGCCACAGCGAAAAACAAAGATGGAAAATTTATCGCCATGCCTTGGGACATCGGGCCAACAGGCGTATTTTATAGAACCGATCTTTTTGAAAAAGCGGGCGTAGACCCAAAATCGATTGAAACGTGGGATGATTTCATCGAGGCGGGCAAAGTCATTAAGGAAAAAACAAATGCAGCAATGGTGCCGGTTGATATTGCAAAAGACGATGCTTTGTACCGGATGATGCTGAATCAGCAGAGTGCTTTTTATTTTGATGAAAAAGGAAACATCGACTTTCAGTCAGAAGAGTCGGTGAAAGCCATGTCGATGATTCAGAAGCTTCAGGAAAACAAGCTTATTGCAAACGTCGACGGCTGGGACGGGACCGTTACAGCCACGGTGAACGGAACTGTTGCGACTGTGCCATTCGGTGTCTGGTACACAGGCACGATCATGGAGCAGGCAAAAGACCTTGAAGGAAAATGGGATGTTATGCAGCTTCCGGCCTTTGAAAAAGGCGGCAACCGCAATGCCAACCTTGGCGGATCGGACATCGTGATCCCTGCCGCGTCTAAAAACAAAGAGGCAGCGTACGCATTTGCTGAATTTTTCACAACCGATAAAGATACACAAGTCAACGTACTAAAAAAATACGGAATTTTTCCTTCCCTGCTTGAAACATACGAAGACAAATATTTTGATGAGCCGGTTGCTTTCTTTAATAACCAGCCGATCTTCCGCATGTTTGCAGATGAAGTAAAAGACATTCCGGCGGCTAACTATACAAACGATTACCCTCGCGGACTGAAATATGCGGCAGATGCACAGGCTGCGGCCCTGCTGGATATGAAGGACCCGGCAGAAGTGCTGAAGGCAGCTGCTGATCAGCTGGCAAATGAATCGAAACGCGAAATCAATAAGTAACCGAAGCCATTTTGCTGAGGAAAAAGGAGAGGGCTGCTTGTTTTACGGCAGCTCTTTTCATTCCACTGTTTCTAAAGTTAATGAACAAACGCGTTTCATTCCTATGTCCCGAGAGGAGGATTCCACTATGGCAGAACTTCAAAAAAAGACAGCTCCCAGCCAGGTCTTTGAACCAAAGACTTACAGGAAAAGTTGGATCACACCGAAAAACTTTCCCTATATTCTCATTGCACCTACGGTCATTCTCTTCTGCTTATTTACGGTCTATCCGGTCATCTCTTCTTTCATTATGAGCTTTCAGAAAAGCGACGGAGCCGAAATGGCGTTTGTAGGACTTGAAAATTACGTGAGGCTTTTCAAGGATCCTCTATTTTTAACCGCGTTGAAGAATACGTTCTTTATCCTGATTATTCAAGTACCGATCCAGCTCTTCCTGGCCTTGATTCTTGCCGCGGCCCTGAATTCAAAGCTTATTAAAATGAAGGCGTTTTTCCGGATTTCCTATTTTATGCCGGCCATTACTGCCCTTGTCGCGTATTCTATCGTTTTCATGATTATGCTGGATGAAAACTATGGAATCATCAACTATTTTCTATCTCTGCTGGGAATGGAAAAAGTGGGCTGGCTGACGAGTACTACATGGTCGAAAGTCGCCCTCATGATTGCCATCACCTGGAGATGGACAGGCTACAATATGGTGATTTACCTTGCGGGACTTCAGAACGTATCCGAATCCTTATATGAAGCCGCAAGCATTGACGGGGCTGGGAGAGTCCGTCAGTTCTTCTACATTACGATTCCGCAGCTGCGTCCGATTATTTTGTTTACCTTCGTGCTGTCTACAATTGGAACGCTGCAGCTTTTTGATGAACCGTTTATTCTGACAGAGGGCGGACCGAATAACTCTACGCTAACCATTTCTCTATATTTATACCAAAATGGGTTTAAGTATTTTGATTTTGGCTATGCCTCCGCCATCGCTTATGTGCTTGTCATCATGATTGCGTTTCTCTCTTGGATTCAGATGAAAGTCGCAGGTGACCGAGACTGATGAAAACACAAAAAACCATTTCAAAAGGACTGCTGTATGTTCTTCTTATTGCCGGAGTCATCTGCTCCATTGGCCCATTTTACTGGATGGTAATCGGGGCAACGCATTCAAGCGGGGAGATCTTTAAGGTGCCTCCGAATTTTCTTCCGGGAAGCGAACTGTGGAACAACCTGAAAAACCTGGATGAATCCATTGGCATTCTAAAGGTTCTCGGAAATTCCCTCACGATTACGCTCATTTATACGGCGCTTGCCCTTATGATCTGCTCCGCCTCGGGCTATGCGTTTGCGAAGTTCAAATTCAAAGGGAGAGATGCCATCTTTTTCGTCCTGCTCTTAGCGATTATGATCCCGTATCATGTGACGCTGATTCCGCTGTTTAAAATGATGGCAGCCCTTGAGTGGATCAACACATACCAGGCAGTTATCCTGCCGAATCTTGCGTATCCTTTCGCGATTTTCCTGATGCGGCAGAATATGAAGGCGCTCCCGGATTCTCTGCTTGAAGCAGCGAGAGTGGACGGAGCAGGCGAATTTAAAATCTTTTTTACCATCGTGCTTCCGACGATGAAGCCCTCCCTTGCAGCGGTGGCCATCTTTCTGTTTATGTTTCAATGGAATAACTTTTTGTGGCCGCTTGTGATTCTCAATACACAGGATATGTACACTTTACCGGTTGCCCTGTCGAGCCTGATCGGGCTATCAAAAGTCGACTACGGACAGCTGATGATGGGAACGGCTATTTCCACTTTGCCGATCATGATTTTCTTCCTGCTGCTGCAGCGCCAGTTTATTTCAGGAATGCTCGGGAGCTCTGTTAAAGAATAGGCTGTGATGGCGGGAGGTCCAAGGCGGCTATCCCTGAAAATACCCCCGGAACGCTAAGCGGCCCGGGGGTATTGGTTTTCAAATCTTTCTTTTTGCAATCGTTCCTCTCTGTCCAGAGATCCAGTCCTGCTCATTCCCATTCAGCCGCGGGGGATAAACCGCGAGTTCCATGGCAGGTGTTAAAACTCCGCCGTAAGGCTTTAGGAGAGCCGATGAAAGAGCCGGGATGAATGAAGGGACCATTTTCCCCCTTGCATAAAATGAAAACGCTTGCCATAATACATGTAAGTGCTTTCGGCGAAACATTATTAAATTAATTAATTTTCTAGAATAGAGGATAGAAGCAGGGAGGATGAATAGATGGCCAGCCATCTCGTTGGAAGCTTTCAATTAATGAAATCGCTTAACCGTTCGCTGATTCTCAATACCATTCGGTCAGCAGGCGGGATATCAAGGGCAGAAATCGCCAAGAAAACAAGGCTCACACCTCCCACCGTCACGAATATTGCGGGAGAGCTGCTCCATGAAGGACTTGTTGTAGAGGGACAGCACGGCCCCTCGAGCGGAGGAAGAAAGCCAATACTCTTGAAGATTAATTCCCAGGGCTTTTTTGTAGCCGGCATTGATGTAGGGGTAAGAAAAATCCGGTTTGCCCTCACCAATCTTGATGCGAAAGTTATGCTTCAAAATACGATCCCTATCCATGATTCGATGACAGAGGATGAGTTCGTAAACATTATGACCCGCGAAGTTCAAAGTCTCGTAAAAACGGCAGCCGTTCCGAAAGAAAAACTGATTGGCATCGGAATCGGAATGCACGGAATTGTGAACTCGGCGGATGGCGTCGCCTTATTCGCCCCCAATCTGAACCTGAAAAATATTCCGCTGAAGCAAAGACTTGAAGAGGAGCTCCAAGTGCCGGTCAGAGTGGAAAACGATGCGAGAGCGATGGCCCTCGGGGAGTCATGGTTCGGCAATGGTGCTGGAGCGGGAGATTTGATCTGCATCAATGTAGGATATGGAATCGGAGCGGGAATCCTAATGGACCATCAGCTATTCAGAGGGCGCCATGGGCTTGCAGGAGAAATCGGACATACCGTCGCTGATTTAAATGGATCGAGATGCACATGCGGAAATTATGGATGCCTTCAAACCGTTGCCGGACATGATGGATTAAAGCGGGCCGTTATGAAGGAAATGTCATTTGGGAGAAAAACATTGATTACGGAATTCACCGGCGGAAATGAAAATCTGATTACCGGAAAACTGATCCATAAAGCAGCTCTCCAGGGAGATGAGCTTGCGATTGAAACCTTCCGGAATGCAGGGAGATATCTCGGAACAGCGGTTACGAATCTGATTCATATCGTCAATCCTTCAAAAATTATCATCGGCGGCGGACTCTCAAAAGCCGGATCCTTTTTGCTGGATCCATTAAGAGAGGTCGTGAAACAGCGGGCGCTGGATGAAGAGGCAAAGGAAACGAAAATTGTCCAGTCCGGTCTGGGTGATCAGGCTGCTTTAATTGGTGCCGTCACGCTCGTTTTGGCTGAGATGTTTTCGGTTCAATATGATCGGAGAGAAGAAGTTTTATAAATGGAAATAGTTAGTTTCGTAATTTAATTAAGTAACAATTTAGGAGGGATATCATGAAAAAAGTAAGCATCATACTTTGTGTTGTTTTAGGAATGGCGCTGCTTTCCGGCTGTTCGGGAAAAAAGGAGAACCCGAATAAACTGACGGCCTGGGTTTGGAATGTCAATGTTCCGGTACTGAAAGCTGCTGAAAAACGCTATAAAGAGCAGCATCCTGATTTTGATCTTGAGATTGTGGAGATGGGGACGAGCGATGTTTATCAGAAGCTTACGACCGGTCTTCTTGCAGGGGGACAAGGACTGCCGGACATTGTGCTGGTAGAGGATGACCGGATTCAAGGCTATTTAAATTCCTTCCCGGATGCCTTTCTGAACTTATCCAAACAGGGATTTGGGAAAAAGGAAGAATCAATGTTCCCGGAATATAAAAGAAACCTTGTTTCAAAGAACGGAGATATGTATGCGTTTCCTTTTGACGCAGGTCCAACGGGGGTATTTTACCGGACGGATATTTTCAAGGCTGCCGGTGTAAAGGCAGAGGATATTGAAACGTGGTCTGACTATGTGGAGGCTGGAAGAACAATTAAAGAGAAAACAGGCAAGGATATGGCGGGCCTCGACTTAAACGGTGATGATGGTCTTTACAGAATGATGCTGAATCAGCAGGGTACATTTTACTTCGATGAAAAGGAAAAACCGAATTTAACCTCGGAAGAATCCAAAAGAGCGATGGAAATTCATAAGCAGCTGAAAGATGCGGATCTTGTGAAAAATACAGTCGGATGGGATGCCTGGATCAGCTCCATGGTCCAAGGCGATGTAGCGACTGCCCCGTCTGGAGCCTGGCTTGCCGGATCCATCACCCAGCAGGGAAAAGAGTCTGCAGGAAAATGGGGAGTCATCCCGCTTCCAGCATTTGAAGAGGGCGGGAACCGTGCTTCCAATCTCGGAGGCAGCAACTATACCATTATGAAATCCTCTAAAAATCCTGATGCGGCTTTTGATTTTCTTGAGTATTTCTCAACCGATGAACAGACACAGATCGAAGCAATGAACGGCGGGCTTTTTCCTTCTCTAACAACCATCTATGATGAAAAGGTCTTTACAGACGGTGTGGATTTCTTTGGCGGTCAGGCCATCTGGAAAACACTGGCTGATCAGATGACAAGCATCCCATCCGTTCATTACACGGGGTATTTCCCTTATGCCAAGGATGAAGCAGTAAAAGCACAATCCCAGGCAACAAGCGGACAGCTCACCATTGAAGAAGCATTTAAAGCCGCGCAAAAGCGATTGAAAAACAGAATGCTGTAAGTTTAAAAAATATGGGAGAGGGGTGTGAAAGCTCTTCTCTTTCAAAAGGCGGGATTGCAGATGAGTCGTTCTCGATTGTTTCCATATTGGTTTTTGGCACCGGCGCTCGTATTGTTTTTAATCTTTACGGTGTACCCGGTAATCGCATCCTTTATCTTAAGCTTTCAAAAATTTGAGGCAGGCTCTTACGTCTTTAACGGGCTGAACAACTATGTGCGCCTTTTCAACGATGAAATCTTTTGGACAGCGCTTAAAAACACGTTTATCATTTTTATTTTTCAGG is a window encoding:
- the ssuD gene encoding FMNH2-dependent alkanesulfonate monooxygenase; the encoded protein is MNVFWFFPTAGDGHYLGKRAGERKPDIHYLKQIAAALDSLGYDGALLPTGANCEDSWVTASYLASVTQKLKFLIALRPGLMSPTLSARMAATFDHFSDGRLLLNVVTGGDPAEQAAFGSYHSHDERYEVTDEFLDIWRQVMEGKRVDHKGKHLEVTGASIPEPPVQKPYPPLYFGGSSPAGKTVGAKHADVYLLWGQPPAQIKEKIAEMKEKAAKEGRTLTFGIRLHAIVRETEAEAWEAAERLIRHVDDSVIKEFEDRHASFDSTAQRTQSSLHGGSKLREKLEIAPNLWAGIGLAREGAGTAIVGDPDILAERMKEYEEAGVDTFILSGYPHLEEAYRFAELVFPKLNKA
- a CDS encoding ROK family transcriptional regulator produces the protein MANHLVGSFQLMKSLNRSLILNIIRSSGSISRADIAKKTRLTPPTVTNIVHELLNEGLVLEGQTGPSNGGRKPIMLRINSKNFYIIGVDVGVKKIRFAMTDLNADILFKNMVSINEKMREEELVRTIVKQIYMLIDQSAVPREKIMGIGIGMHGIVDAEKGISIFAPGLHMKNIPLKSMLETEFMIPVKVENDVRAMALGEAWFGNGIGFEDLICINIGYGIGAGIIMNGQLFRGRHGLAGEIGHTVVDLNGPKCTCGSYGCLQTLAAHDGLKHAAVKEIILGRQTLISELAEGNVEKISGKIIHQAAGQGDGLAIEILRSTGKYLGAAISNLVHILNPPKIIIGGGISKAGHFLLEPLKEVVQKRALSEEARNTLIVESGLGDRAGLVGAVTLVLADMFSLNYENRRQTV
- a CDS encoding sugar ABC transporter substrate-binding protein, which encodes MKKYWAVLIAAVMTVGMLSACSSKGTGGSAGDGGKPKGEITVWGWNVAASSMELAVDQFQKKYPDVKVKVQDIGRLDLYDKLTVGLAANGAGLPDVLMVESDRLDNYKKQFPKGFMDLSEKGFDQYEDKFGKSKIATAKNKDGKFIAMPWDIGPTGVFYRTDLFEKAGVDPKSIETWDDFIEAGKVIKEKTNAAMVPVDIAKDDALYRMMLNQQSAFYFDEKGNIDFQSEESVKAMSMIQKLQENKLIANVDGWDGTVTATVNGTVATVPFGVWYTGTIMEQAKDLEGKWDVMQLPAFEKGGNRNANLGGSDIVIPAASKNKEAAYAFAEFFTTDKDTQVNVLKKYGIFPSLLETYEDKYFDEPVAFFNNQPIFRMFADEVKDIPAANYTNDYPRGLKYAADAQAAALLDMKDPAEVLKAAADQLANESKREINK
- a CDS encoding sugar ABC transporter permease, with protein sequence MAELQKKTAPSQVFEPKTYRKSWITPKNFPYILIAPTVILFCLFTVYPVISSFIMSFQKSDGAEMAFVGLENYVRLFKDPLFLTALKNTFFILIIQVPIQLFLALILAAALNSKLIKMKAFFRISYFMPAITALVAYSIVFMIMLDENYGIINYFLSLLGMEKVGWLTSTTWSKVALMIAITWRWTGYNMVIYLAGLQNVSESLYEAASIDGAGRVRQFFYITIPQLRPIILFTFVLSTIGTLQLFDEPFILTEGGPNNSTLTISLYLYQNGFKYFDFGYASAIAYVLVIMIAFLSWIQMKVAGDRD
- a CDS encoding carbohydrate ABC transporter permease, with the translated sequence MKTQKTISKGLLYVLLIAGVICSIGPFYWMVIGATHSSGEIFKVPPNFLPGSELWNNLKNLDESIGILKVLGNSLTITLIYTALALMICSASGYAFAKFKFKGRDAIFFVLLLAIMIPYHVTLIPLFKMMAALEWINTYQAVILPNLAYPFAIFLMRQNMKALPDSLLEAARVDGAGEFKIFFTIVLPTMKPSLAAVAIFLFMFQWNNFLWPLVILNTQDMYTLPVALSSLIGLSKVDYGQLMMGTAISTLPIMIFFLLLQRQFISGMLGSSVKE
- a CDS encoding ROK family transcriptional regulator codes for the protein MASHLVGSFQLMKSLNRSLILNTIRSAGGISRAEIAKKTRLTPPTVTNIAGELLHEGLVVEGQHGPSSGGRKPILLKINSQGFFVAGIDVGVRKIRFALTNLDAKVMLQNTIPIHDSMTEDEFVNIMTREVQSLVKTAAVPKEKLIGIGIGMHGIVNSADGVALFAPNLNLKNIPLKQRLEEELQVPVRVENDARAMALGESWFGNGAGAGDLICINVGYGIGAGILMDHQLFRGRHGLAGEIGHTVADLNGSRCTCGNYGCLQTVAGHDGLKRAVMKEMSFGRKTLITEFTGGNENLITGKLIHKAALQGDELAIETFRNAGRYLGTAVTNLIHIVNPSKIIIGGGLSKAGSFLLDPLREVVKQRALDEEAKETKIVQSGLGDQAALIGAVTLVLAEMFSVQYDRREEVL
- a CDS encoding sugar ABC transporter substrate-binding protein; protein product: MKKVSIILCVVLGMALLSGCSGKKENPNKLTAWVWNVNVPVLKAAEKRYKEQHPDFDLEIVEMGTSDVYQKLTTGLLAGGQGLPDIVLVEDDRIQGYLNSFPDAFLNLSKQGFGKKEESMFPEYKRNLVSKNGDMYAFPFDAGPTGVFYRTDIFKAAGVKAEDIETWSDYVEAGRTIKEKTGKDMAGLDLNGDDGLYRMMLNQQGTFYFDEKEKPNLTSEESKRAMEIHKQLKDADLVKNTVGWDAWISSMVQGDVATAPSGAWLAGSITQQGKESAGKWGVIPLPAFEEGGNRASNLGGSNYTIMKSSKNPDAAFDFLEYFSTDEQTQIEAMNGGLFPSLTTIYDEKVFTDGVDFFGGQAIWKTLADQMTSIPSVHYTGYFPYAKDEAVKAQSQATSGQLTIEEAFKAAQKRLKNRML